One window of Scheffersomyces stipitis CBS 6054 chromosome 1, whole genome shotgun sequence genomic DNA carries:
- the FMP29 gene encoding conserved hypothetical protein, located in mitochondrion → MLSRVVRQRSRSAISSFKLRAHAAFAETRIGVGISVQATRLQSTKLSANPEEIYTKISDSADPKRNQFFQYTWGSWLENDKLKKSHRETRFSIEGVSNLVQELNLTRKDPANVDSSGEPLLQIKPVQQLKDGSFVLTNNLSNKLIGEAQDKDAKLLVKSIASIHEGKDLVLRIPYKLESDYSISQKIKSEVATLDFLSLKLGLNVPKVVAYGDNRSNALQTPFILMEYIEGDLLMKKWNPLAADSEETDASLKSVIQPISDFQDKILSVNFNKFGSLYFHDDVSVLDQADVPYDGEENPLLVNRWRIGPSIERQFAKNKNHLSEKIVKEFNGPWKADAPLSLITSVASIELENAKNRLGLAQADSASKVEDVEVLKKQIETFEHLQAIGSKLFNSKSKSIMNVEELFRPKLFVPDLDPLNVIESNDKSYFIDFEYSTIKPFILTSYPNFVAYHGAKVYNLEEDIPGFTEMDEVEKQQYEFMYYKTRNERLWELELNSRRHDLIAVASPHVKVLKSPYLQALELKTDKDYLYVEGAIVQLQAMWDAYVANELCGSSSSEFPVQYTEEFLDRHQTDLEEYQIETVSSPFAATGGWIPQDMFETLKEQGIIVETENGNYKVEAEKALEEEPEEK, encoded by the exons ATGTTGAGTAGGGTTGTGAGGCAGCGCTCCAGAAGtgctatttcttctttcaaactTCGTGCTCATGCAGCTTTTGCCGAGACCAGAATTGGAGTTGGTATCTCGGTGCAAGCTACCAGACTTCAGTCCACCAAATTGTCTGCtaatccagaagaaatttACACCAAGATTTCGGATTCAGCAGATCCTAAAAGAAACCAGTTCTTCCAGTATACCTGGGGTTCTTGGTTAGAAAatgacaagttgaagaaatcacATAGAGAAACGAGATTTTCCATTGAAGGTGTCAGCAACTTAGTACAAGAGTTGAATTTGACCAGAAAGGATCCAGCCAACGTAGACTCCAGTGGAGAACCCTTGCTTCAAATCAAGCCAGTCCAACAACTCAAGGATGGAAGTTTTGTATTGACTAACAATTTGTCTaacaagttgattggtGAAGCCCAGGACAAGGATGCCAAGTTGCTCGTGAAGTCCATTGCGTCTATCCACGAAG GGAAGGATCTTGTTTTGAGAATCCCATACAAGTTGGAGTCTGACTACTCTATTTCTCAAAAGATTAAAAGTGAAGTTGCAACATTGGACTTCCTTTCGTTGAAGCTCGGCTTGAATGTTCCAAAGGTTGTAGCATATGGTGACAACAGATCCAATGCCTTACAAACTCCTTTCATCTTGATGGAGTATATTGAGGGggacttgttgatgaagaagtggaaCCCATTGGCTGCTGACTCTGAGGAAACTGACGCTAGTTTGAAGTCTGTCATTCAGCCAATTTCTGACTTCCAGGACAAGATATTGTCTGTTAACTTCAATAAGTTCGGTTCGTTGTATTTCCATGACGATGTTAGTGTCTTGGACCAAGCTGATGTTCCTTAcgatggagaagaaaaccCATTGTTGGTCAACAGATGGAGAATTGGACCAAGTATCGAAAGACAATTCGCTAAGAACAAGAACCACTTATCAGAAAAGATTGTCAAGGAGTTTAATGGTCCATGGAAAGCTGATGCTCCGCTTTCTTTGATTACTTCAGTAGCCTCTATCGAATTGGAGAACGCTAAGAACAGACTAGGCTTAGCCCAAGCTGATTCTGCCAGCAAAGTCGAGGATGTAgaagtcttgaagaagcaaattGAAACTTTTGAACACTTGCAGGCTATTGGCtccaaacttttcaactccaaatCTAAGTCAATCATgaatgtagaagaattgttcAGACCTAAGTTGTTTGTTCCAGACTTAGACCCATTGAACGTCATTGAAAGTAATGACAAGTCCTACTTTATTGACTTTGAGTATTCGACCATCAAGCCATTCATCTTGACCAGCTATCCCAACTTCGTCGCCTATCATGGCGCCAAGGTgtacaacttggaagaagacattCCTGGCTTCACTGAAATGgacgaagttgaaaagcAACAGTATGAATTCATGTACTACAAGACCAGAAATGAAAGATTGTGggagttggaattgaactCCAGAAGACATGACTTGATCGCTGTAGCTTCTCCACATGTCAAGGTATTAAAGTCTCCATACTTACAAGccttggaattgaagaccGACAAGGACTATTTGTATGTGGAAGGTGCCATTGTGCAACTTCAAGCCATGTGGGATGCTTATGTTGCAAATGAGTTGTGcggttcttcttcgtctgaatTCCCAGTGCAATACACCGAGGAGTTCTTGGACCGTCATCAAACTGACTTGGAAGAATACCAGATCGAAACTGTTTCCAGTCCTTTTGCCGCTACTGGAGGTTGGATTCCACAAGACATGTTTGAAACCTTAAAGGAACAAGGCATCATTGTAGAAACGGAAAACGGAAACTACAAAGTCGAAGCCGAGAAGGCCTTGGAGGAggagccagaagaaaagtaa
- the STB5 gene encoding Rac GTPase-activating protein BCR/ABR produces MRSRAPEVNEADSNIHEPKSGDSVSKSSQISNSILNSPSKSQISHIPTQPESESIMDQPTSKKEYRKMLMFDDSNSKNSENSNKNVAQNPRSNFNSNSSTSTKPEPPSSTPSIGPSHMFSRFRMKTPAKHNPPPKIFPSSSTFKVEKVTSCIRCRRLKKKCDKKLPECINCEKVGEPCKYVPRKSRKRDYDEVEVKSPISSDNDNLSMTEKPQKSRKLSSSSRSPISSPIVIPSIPSIIPKQTISNSKSWMAVVAPPMPINLFDSKQPSYELNVSNSLPKDISLPSNLQPNFLSNCVTKYFSMYHSMYPLISKSLFLSKSKSVLTEKGIESDILSPEDQFDLYMILGIGCKTIEISSNIPSDNQISGILVSRALKSAPSNFASNDLNTIRSLLLAGLYSLLENSVWPSWEITGRLIRLAFYLGLHTKRFRKSTMEQRETRNRLFWSIYNLDRTVSVSLGKPLGINDDDILVPFPSELNSEPEDIACTNLAIRMRKLEGIIYSKIQSKSVEHRYKSDEKEKILQSLVDDLTGWHQLASAIGKHPTASGYHWHDAMYHIYLTIIFQPSYLNPYPTNENWKTVTESCLHAIKGMYALARSEMLQLIWTTLYRFLNVCYTTLYCLQKLRLKLSDIQVEIGYCIEILRLFASNWEVSRKCADIFIQLQDTVTTPDDTGGPIRDQMIKTFAELNKKFQNAVSDIGLDYPIYNEFYL; encoded by the coding sequence ATGCGTTCTCGAGCTCCTGAAGTCAATGAAGCTGACTCCAACATCCATGAGCCAAAGTCCGGTGATCTGGTTTCAAAGTCCAGCCAGATTTCGAACTCCATATTAAATTCTCCATCGAAATCACAAATATCTCACATACCGACACAGCCCGAGCTGGAGTCCATCATGGATCAACCTACGTCCAAGAAAGAGTACAGAAAAATGTTAATGTTCGATGATAGCAATAGCAAAAACAGCGAAAATAGCAATAAAAATGTTGCACAGAATCCAAGATCaaatttcaactccaactcttcGACAAGTACTAAACCTGAACCTCCCCTGTCTACGCCTAGTATTGGCCCGTCTCATATGTTTTCTCGTTTCCGAATGAAGACACCGGCGAAACATAACCCTCCTCCTAAAATTTTTCCATCCTCGTCAACATTCAAAGTGGAAAAAGTCACTAGTTGCATTCGTTGTAggagattgaagaagaaatgtgATAAAAAATTACCCGAATGTATCAATTGTGAGAAAGTGGGTGAACCCTGTAAATATGTACCGAGGAAGCTGAGAAAGAGAGACtatgatgaagttgaagtaaAGTCACCTATTTCATCTGACAACGATAACTTATCTATGACTGAAAAACCACAAAAGTCTCGAAAATTATCTTCTAGTTCTAGAAGCCCTATAAGTAGTCCAATAGTCATTCCATCCATTCCATCCATTATCCCAAAACAGACTATTTCTAATTCTAAGTCCTGGATGGCAGTGGTAGCCCCTCCTATGCCTATCAATCTCTTCGATTCTAAGCAACCACTGTATGAGCTAAATGTATCTAATTCTTTACCAAAGGATATCTCTCTACCATCCAACCTTCAACCGAATTTTCTATCCAATTGCGTTACGAAATATTTCTCAATGTACCACAGCATGTATCCGTTGATATCGAAATCATTGTTTCTAAGCAAAAGTAAATCTGTTCTCACCGAAAAAGGTATCGAGTCCGATATACTCAGTCCAGAAGACCAATTTGACCTTTACATGATATTGGGCATTGGTTGCAaaacaattgaaatttcttccaatattCCATCTGATAATCAAATCTCAGGCATTTTGGTTTCTCGTGCTTTGAAGCTGGCCCCATCCAATTTCGCCAGCAATGATCTAAACACGATTCGCAGTTTATTGTTGGCAGGCCTTTATTCGTTATTGGAAAATTCCGTATGGCCCTCTTGGGAGATAACTGGCCGGTTGATACGTCTTGCTTTTTATCTAGGTCTCCATACCAAAAGATTTCGAAAACTGACAATGGAGCAGCGAGAAACGAGAAATCGCTTATTCTGGAGTATCTACAATTTGGACCGAACGGTATCGGTCTCACTTGGGAAACCTTTAGGAATtaatgatgatgatataTTGGTTCCGTTTCCATCTGAATTAAattcagaaccagaagataTCGCTTGCACAAACTTGGCCATTCGTATGAGAAAACTCGAAGGCATAATCTACAGCAAGATTCAATCGAAATCAGTTGAACACAGATATAAACTGgatgaaaaggaaaaaatTCTACAGTCACTTGTTGATGATCTAACTGGATGGCATCAACTTGCATCTGCAATTGGAAAGCACCCAACAGCCTCTGGTTATCATTGGCACGATGCTATGTATCATATCTACTTGACGATAATATTCCAACCTTCTTACCTAAATCCTTATCCTACCAACGAGAACTGGAAAACGGTTACAGAATCTTGTTTGCATGCCATAAAGGGCATGTATGCTCTTGCACGCAGCGAAATGCTCCAATTGATTTGGACCACATTATATCGATTTTTGAACGTCTGCTATACGACTCTATATTGCTTACAGAAGTTGAGACTCAAGCTCTCCGATATCCAAGTGGAAATTGGCTACTGTATCGAGATCTTGCGATTGTTTGCATCCAATTGGGAGGTTTCCCGAAAATGTGCAGATATCtttattcaattgcaagaCACTGTGACGACACCAGACGATACCGGTGGACCCATTCGAGACCAAATGATCAAAACGTTTGCTGAGCTCAACAAAAAGTTTCAGAATGCGGTGCTGGACATCGGTTTAGACTATCCCATTTACAATGAGTTCTACTTGTAG
- a CDS encoding hypothetical conserved protein, which translates to MSHPAASIKSIFSGRVNLDTPEGMDPFEYNSSYNTNDNSFVDDDDNDMNGSNGSAGDHDSNYSITSKNLRTLSESFTQQQPNTNKEYLSATDANNKGRQFSDTNLSLASTASDYQQNYTDDPSETLSTPPPDYLQADPFSRPISRNSTTSCLSTTATKDGIEGKRFHRHGPTTYSSNIIANMIHSQQIQQMKEKQLQQQHQTTPILQVTSPPSVQTPSQSVVNDASVPDPDYSEYSARTTNAQFDGEGGLGGERNEQYFEKRLPPNYHMPPPITLKEKINLLNTDSISDRK; encoded by the exons ATGTCGCATCCCGCAGCTTCCATCAAGTCAATTTTCAGTGGCAGAGTCAACTTAGACACTCCTGAAGGCATGGATCCGTTTGAGTACAACTCCAGCTACAACACCAACGACAACAGCTTTGTagacgatgacgacaacGACATGAACGGCAGTAATGGCTCTGCAGGAGA CCACGACTCGAACTACAGCATAACGTCGAAAAACTTGAGGACTTTGTCAGAATCATTTACCCAGCAGCAGCCGAATACCAACAAAGAATACTTGTCTGCTACAGATGCAAACAACAAGGGTCGTCAGTTTTCAGACACGAATCTCTCACTAGCTTCAACTGCCAGCGATTACCAACAAAACTACACTGATGACCCTTCTGAGACGTTATCCACACCTCCTCCAGACTACTTGCAAGCGGATCCTTTCTCCAGACCCATCTCTCGTAACTCAACGACTTCATGTCTTTCAACCACAGCAACAAAGGACGGCATCGAAGGCAAAAGATTCCATAGACACGGCCCAACCACTTACTCATCAAATATAATAGCCAACATGATTCACTCTCAGCAGATCCAACAaatgaaagagaaacagCTCCAGCAGCAGC accaaACTACTCCGATTCTTCAAGTTA CTTCACCTCCTCTGGT TCAAACTCCTTCACAATCTGTAGTCAACGATGCTTCCGTTCCAGATCCGGATTACAGCGAATATTCGGCACGGACAACCAACGCTCAATTCGATGGAGAGGGTGGTCTTGGTGGCGAACGCAACGAACAATACTTTGAGAAACGTCTTCCTCCAAATTACCATATGCCACCTCCCATCactttgaaggaaaagattAACCTCTTGAACACAGACTCGATTTCCGACAGAAAATAG